A window of Haliscomenobacter hydrossis DSM 1100 contains these coding sequences:
- a CDS encoding nuclear transport factor 2 family protein, whose protein sequence is MEKHPNQVLIENFYTCFQNKDYQGMQACYADDATFSDEAFQNLDAAQVRAMWEMLIRRGKDLRLEFSKVSANDTTGSAYWEATYTFSATGRKVVNKINANFEFEGGKIKKHLDHFDFYSWSRQAFGPTGVLLGWTPYFKNKVRTTAMGNLAKFMEMV, encoded by the coding sequence ATGGAAAAACATCCGAATCAAGTCCTGATTGAAAACTTTTACACCTGTTTCCAAAACAAAGATTACCAGGGCATGCAGGCCTGTTATGCCGATGATGCCACCTTTAGTGACGAGGCTTTTCAAAACCTTGATGCGGCCCAGGTGCGGGCCATGTGGGAAATGTTGATCCGCCGGGGCAAAGATTTACGCCTCGAATTCAGTAAGGTAAGTGCCAACGATACCACAGGCAGCGCATACTGGGAAGCTACCTATACATTCAGCGCCACTGGAAGAAAGGTAGTCAATAAGATCAATGCGAATTTTGAATTTGAAGGAGGAAAAATCAAAAAACACCTGGATCATTTTGATTTTTACAGCTGGTCCAGGCAGGCCTTTGGGCCAACCGGGGTATTGTTGGGCTGGACCCCTTATTTTAAAAACAAAGTAAGGACTACCGCCATGGGGAACTTAGCCAAGTTTATGGAAATGGTGTGA
- a CDS encoding LamG-like jellyroll fold domain-containing protein, whose amino-acid sequence MQLKIHALKLLLCGVLSTGALYGQTSVASYPFDGSARDVSANHNDAVVNGAVLSADRFAWANKAFYFDGVQSTLQAPNIVVLNTPKTTVAFWVRVKSLPVQGEVFLLSFGGWQERWKISMPNHGKPVWTTNHTNGISDMDSGDGNTLAVGVWKHVAFVHDGSKDLIYMNGVKVAEKAVVGDLNNTTKPLGIGYNAVDGGNFFNGDIDEFNIFGEALTAEQIGTLYAAQNAVPVVAKGLLSHYSFTGNTRDQGILANHAEGKNLRLRTDRFGSGNAAYRFNGTSSELTAPPTAPLNSPKASISFWVKVNKLPATGEVFLLSHGGWQERWKISLPGHGKPVFTTNYTNGISDMDSGDGNALVPGKWTHVVMVHDSIKDLIYLNGVLANSKNVVGNLNSTQHPLGIGYNPIDGGNFFDGDLDEVQLFNTDLSAAQVNILHILQTTAPVIPSALVAEFKMAGNLHDATAYKNDGINHGSVPSTDRFGLANNAVSFDGAEGIEVANSVAYNSGKTTISFWVNVKELPGSGEYYLLSHGGWQERWKISLPAHGKPVFTTNYANGISDMDSGTPLAVNTWTHVVMVHDSTKDIIYFNGAKVNEKAVLGLLNATKYDLALGYNNIDNGNFFKGSLDEVQLYNEALTALEVANLYNAQKLPATIGGDLVAEYNFNGNGEDATAYHNHANLGKAILDKDRFNKSNKALLLDGKTTEVSASNSTQLNSDYTTVSFWTKINSLPGNGEAFLLSFGGWQERWKISLPPHGKPVWTTNYVGGISDMDSGEGNVLAVGTWTQVAMVHDGTLDKIFINGKLVAFKNVSGKLNKTTKPLGIGYNIIDGGSIVDGSLDDVLIFSKALSDAQVDSLYKAQAVAPVSSDTLAPDAPLNLLAVVTNTTVNLDWRDASDDVGVTAYNLFQDGKKVATTAQSDMVVENLKPLTSFVFGVTALDAAGNESGMTSITVKTGEDATPDTTPPSKPGALKADVGTFTAILSWTASTDDRQVVGYVVLVDGVVVDSLAGTATSIVVSGLESVTPYTFEVYAYDGAGNNSEYADVTATTKPELVTSEPGLVAWYPFEGNANDATPYNNHGAIGGNPVFETVINRLRSGGKALKFDGVQDSVLVPNAVQLISDYTTVSFWIRVDSSNTKDAEAYVLDFGHWDQRWKISLPQHRRIVWTTNSKNTQFPNFISDMDAKDGNELILREWWHVTMVHDGTDDVIYIDGVEVNRKPTAGVLNPTTRPLGIGNNSVEGGQYFIGALDEVKIYNKALTSAEITKLYQNGVTSLKDLQEALGRYIQMAYPNPAIDEVTIKHALPRNQDLLVRVLDLSGRQVGAFNFDKGSLGAGSLNLNIASYPAGTYFANFIFGGKNMGSIKFVKN is encoded by the coding sequence ATGCAATTGAAAATACATGCATTGAAACTCCTCTTGTGCGGTGTGCTGAGCACCGGGGCACTGTACGGGCAAACTTCCGTAGCGAGTTATCCTTTTGATGGCTCGGCCAGGGATGTTTCGGCGAATCACAATGATGCTGTGGTCAATGGCGCCGTATTGAGCGCTGACCGTTTTGCCTGGGCGAACAAGGCTTTTTACTTTGATGGCGTGCAAAGCACCTTACAAGCCCCCAACATTGTAGTCTTGAACACGCCCAAAACGACAGTAGCCTTTTGGGTGCGGGTCAAAAGTTTACCCGTACAAGGGGAAGTTTTTCTGTTGTCTTTTGGCGGCTGGCAAGAGCGCTGGAAAATCTCCATGCCCAACCACGGTAAACCCGTTTGGACCACCAATCACACCAACGGCATTTCCGACATGGATTCCGGTGATGGGAATACCCTCGCGGTAGGAGTCTGGAAACACGTGGCATTTGTGCACGATGGCAGCAAAGACCTCATCTACATGAACGGGGTTAAGGTAGCCGAGAAAGCCGTGGTGGGTGACCTCAACAATACCACCAAACCCCTCGGGATTGGTTACAACGCCGTAGATGGTGGGAATTTTTTCAATGGCGACATTGATGAATTCAACATTTTTGGCGAGGCCCTCACGGCTGAACAAATTGGCACATTGTATGCCGCCCAAAATGCCGTTCCAGTTGTGGCTAAGGGTCTGTTGAGCCATTATTCCTTTACGGGCAATACCAGGGATCAGGGGATTTTGGCCAATCACGCCGAAGGCAAAAACCTCCGTTTGCGGACCGACCGGTTTGGTTCAGGCAATGCCGCCTATCGGTTCAATGGAACCTCTTCTGAATTGACGGCTCCGCCAACCGCGCCGCTCAACTCGCCCAAAGCATCCATCAGTTTTTGGGTAAAAGTGAACAAATTACCGGCTACGGGTGAGGTTTTTCTGCTCTCGCATGGTGGCTGGCAGGAACGTTGGAAAATATCCTTGCCCGGTCACGGCAAACCCGTTTTTACCACCAATTACACCAATGGCATTTCTGACATGGATTCGGGGGATGGCAATGCCCTGGTTCCGGGAAAATGGACGCATGTGGTGATGGTACACGATAGCATTAAGGACCTTATCTACCTGAATGGTGTACTGGCCAATTCCAAAAACGTAGTCGGCAACCTCAATTCCACCCAACACCCGCTAGGTATTGGGTACAACCCGATTGATGGCGGAAACTTTTTTGATGGGGATCTGGATGAGGTACAGTTGTTCAACACCGATTTGAGCGCGGCACAAGTAAATATCTTGCATATCCTGCAAACCACCGCGCCAGTTATCCCTTCAGCACTGGTCGCCGAATTCAAAATGGCGGGTAATTTGCATGATGCCACAGCTTACAAAAACGATGGCATCAACCACGGATCGGTGCCCAGCACTGATCGTTTTGGTTTGGCCAACAATGCGGTTTCCTTTGACGGAGCGGAAGGTATTGAAGTGGCCAATTCAGTAGCGTACAATAGTGGCAAGACCACGATCAGCTTTTGGGTAAATGTCAAAGAGCTACCCGGCTCAGGTGAATATTACCTGCTTTCGCATGGTGGCTGGCAGGAGCGCTGGAAAATTTCGCTGCCTGCGCATGGCAAGCCCGTGTTTACGACCAATTACGCCAATGGTATTTCCGACATGGATTCGGGCACCCCACTGGCCGTCAATACCTGGACGCACGTGGTGATGGTACACGACAGCACCAAAGACATCATTTATTTCAATGGTGCCAAGGTGAACGAAAAGGCAGTGCTTGGTTTGCTCAATGCCACCAAATACGACCTCGCTTTGGGTTACAACAACATCGACAACGGCAACTTTTTTAAAGGAAGCCTGGACGAGGTGCAGTTGTACAACGAGGCCCTGACTGCACTAGAAGTGGCCAACTTGTACAATGCCCAAAAACTGCCCGCCACAATTGGGGGCGATCTGGTGGCGGAGTACAATTTCAACGGCAATGGCGAAGATGCGACGGCTTACCACAACCACGCCAATCTTGGCAAAGCTATTCTCGATAAGGATCGTTTCAATAAATCCAATAAGGCCCTACTTTTGGATGGCAAAACCACGGAAGTCAGCGCCAGCAACTCCACCCAGCTCAATTCTGATTACACCACGGTCAGTTTTTGGACCAAAATCAACAGCCTGCCCGGCAACGGTGAAGCCTTCCTGTTGTCATTCGGCGGCTGGCAAGAGCGCTGGAAAATTTCCTTGCCTCCGCATGGCAAACCCGTGTGGACGACCAACTACGTGGGGGGCATTTCCGATATGGATTCAGGTGAGGGCAACGTCCTGGCGGTAGGAACCTGGACCCAGGTAGCCATGGTGCACGATGGTACGCTGGACAAAATTTTCATCAATGGAAAATTGGTGGCGTTCAAAAATGTATCGGGCAAACTGAACAAAACGACCAAACCTCTGGGGATCGGTTACAACATCATCGATGGTGGTTCAATTGTAGATGGCTCTTTGGATGATGTCCTCATCTTTAGCAAGGCTTTGAGTGACGCACAAGTGGATTCTTTGTATAAGGCTCAAGCGGTAGCGCCAGTTTCCAGCGATACCCTCGCACCGGATGCTCCTTTGAACCTCTTGGCCGTGGTTACCAATACTACCGTAAACCTGGATTGGCGGGATGCTTCCGACGATGTTGGGGTTACGGCTTACAACTTGTTCCAGGATGGCAAAAAAGTGGCGACAACTGCACAATCGGATATGGTAGTCGAAAACTTGAAGCCACTCACCAGTTTTGTCTTCGGCGTAACTGCTTTGGATGCTGCTGGCAATGAGTCGGGAATGACCAGTATTACCGTAAAGACCGGCGAAGATGCCACTCCTGATACCACTCCGCCCAGCAAACCTGGCGCGCTCAAAGCCGATGTAGGAACCTTTACCGCCATTCTTTCCTGGACGGCTTCTACCGACGATCGGCAAGTAGTTGGATACGTGGTCTTGGTTGATGGCGTTGTTGTGGATTCCCTGGCAGGCACTGCCACTTCAATCGTTGTATCCGGGCTGGAATCCGTTACGCCTTACACTTTCGAGGTGTATGCTTATGATGGAGCGGGCAATAATTCGGAATATGCTGACGTAACGGCTACCACTAAACCAGAACTGGTGACCAGCGAACCCGGCCTGGTGGCCTGGTATCCTTTTGAAGGCAATGCCAACGATGCTACCCCCTACAACAACCACGGCGCGATTGGTGGAAATCCGGTATTTGAAACGGTCATCAATCGGCTTCGTTCTGGTGGAAAAGCCCTGAAATTTGATGGTGTACAAGACTCGGTTTTGGTACCCAATGCAGTTCAACTCATTTCCGATTACACGACAGTGAGCTTCTGGATTCGGGTAGACAGCTCCAATACCAAAGATGCGGAGGCATACGTCCTCGATTTTGGTCATTGGGATCAACGTTGGAAAATTTCCCTGCCACAACACCGCAGAATTGTGTGGACGACCAACAGCAAAAACACCCAGTTCCCCAACTTCATCTCGGACATGGATGCCAAAGACGGCAACGAACTGATTCTGCGTGAATGGTGGCATGTCACGATGGTACACGATGGTACCGATGACGTCATTTACATCGATGGGGTAGAGGTCAATCGCAAGCCTACCGCAGGTGTTTTGAACCCCACCACGCGCCCTCTCGGCATCGGCAACAACTCCGTAGAAGGTGGACAATACTTCATTGGCGCACTGGACGAAGTGAAGATCTACAATAAAGCGCTGACTTCTGCTGAAATCACCAAGTTGTACCAAAATGGCGTGACCAGTTTGAAGGATTTGCAAGAGGCACTGGGTCGTTATATTCAGATGGCTTACCCCAATCCTGCTATCGACGAGGTGACGATCAAACACGCACTTCCCCGCAATCAGGACTTGCTGGTACGAGTCTTGGACTTGAGTGGACGCCAAGTGGGGGCTTTCAATTTTGACAAAGGCAGCCTTGGCGCTGGTTCGTTGAATTTGAACATTGCCAGCTACCCCGCAGGTACTTATTTTGCCAATTTCATTTTTGGCGGCAAAAATATGGGATCGATCAAGTTTGTGAAGAATTGA
- a CDS encoding nuclear transport factor 2 family protein, with translation MTLLVVLFMLYNSFLGSTSAPMETYRQTHFTMFTHNDSLALSAINAQFIQNFITQNVKAHDQIIHPDFVCIEGSGRIVNRETYLKNWATDYDSSGCTSFTYGEECIRIFGDIALVRSKTTAIRMVNGTSRTDYTIYIDTYKKEKGKWRCIQVQITPIK, from the coding sequence ATGACTCTCCTTGTTGTTCTTTTTATGTTGTACAACAGCTTTTTAGGTAGCACAAGTGCTCCAATGGAAACTTACCGTCAAACCCATTTTACCATGTTTACCCACAACGACAGTTTAGCGCTTAGTGCCATCAATGCCCAGTTTATTCAAAACTTCATCACGCAAAATGTCAAGGCGCACGACCAAATCATTCACCCTGATTTTGTGTGTATCGAAGGAAGTGGACGCATTGTAAACCGTGAAACTTACCTGAAAAACTGGGCCACCGACTACGACAGCAGTGGCTGTACTTCCTTTACTTATGGAGAGGAATGTATCCGCATTTTTGGCGACATTGCTTTGGTCAGGTCAAAAACGACGGCCATCAGAATGGTCAATGGTACAAGCAGAACCGATTATACCATTTACATCGACACCTACAAAAAGGAGAAAGGCAAATGGCGCTGTATTCAGGTGCAAATTACCCCCATCAAATGA
- a CDS encoding helix-turn-helix domain-containing protein, with protein MALKFPGTNQNPFEKVFSKNLYVSDFYEIKHWSYDFTLGEQDKAGFNDCLCLVYIQKGNFLFDLSRKAHEMYSGYILLEKQNYEYKMRPSVGACTIFNFTNDFYQQFLMGLNLEHSFFFSNPNLISLVLQSAPETDYLHHQILQQFNVAAKLEMDHLVLDFFNQVARTINNLLPEDESSFILPANGLNAVELAREYIHKNFIQDISLQELSTNCFVSPFHFSRVFKKITAYSPHQYLQQVRLKHGEMLLKNSSIPVAEVAYACGFSSPAYFATAFKQRYKLNPAQYRKSI; from the coding sequence ATGGCACTAAAATTTCCCGGAACCAACCAGAATCCTTTTGAAAAAGTGTTTTCAAAAAATCTCTACGTTTCTGATTTTTATGAGATAAAACATTGGAGTTACGACTTTACCCTAGGTGAGCAAGATAAGGCAGGCTTCAATGACTGTTTGTGTCTGGTGTACATTCAAAAAGGGAATTTTTTATTTGACCTCTCCAGGAAAGCGCATGAAATGTACTCCGGTTATATTTTGCTGGAAAAACAAAACTACGAATACAAGATGCGTCCTTCGGTTGGGGCGTGTACCATCTTCAATTTTACCAACGATTTTTACCAACAGTTTTTAATGGGACTGAATTTGGAGCATAGCTTTTTCTTTTCCAATCCAAATCTCATTTCTCTGGTCCTGCAATCAGCCCCTGAAACCGATTACCTGCACCACCAGATTTTGCAGCAATTTAATGTGGCTGCAAAACTGGAAATGGATCACCTGGTGCTTGACTTTTTCAACCAGGTTGCACGAACCATTAACAACCTCCTGCCAGAAGATGAATCCAGTTTTATCTTGCCCGCCAACGGACTAAATGCAGTAGAACTTGCCCGGGAGTACATTCATAAAAATTTCATCCAGGACATCTCCCTACAAGAACTATCCACCAACTGCTTTGTGAGCCCTTTCCATTTTAGTCGGGTCTTTAAAAAAATCACCGCTTATTCACCCCATCAATACCTGCAACAAGTACGCTTGAAACACGGCGAAATGTTGCTAAAAAACAGCAGTATACCTGTTGCAGAGGTGGCTTATGCCTGCGGGTTCAGTAGCCCGGCTTATTTTGCTACTGCCTTCAAACAGCGGTATAAACTAAATCCGGCGCAGTATAGAAAGTCGATATAA
- a CDS encoding LacI family DNA-binding transcriptional regulator yields MSRTKKEVTIYDIAAQLDVSVATVSRALRDDPVVSVKTKKKVFDLAEKYGYQTNQFARNLRKQQTNTIGVIIPRLNSYFMAAVIAGIEQVANQAGYNLIISQSSESAERESINVRTMFNNRVDGLLVSLSYHTNNLDPFEKFAKKNIPVIFFDRTPESSTFTNIRINNVQAGYEATKHLLSKGRRRIVHVTVSSTESVYRERFRGYAQALAEYGVPLDMNLVYLGDLSLEAGADAAKFIHSLPQKADGVFVANDNCAAGCVIGLKAHGLRVPEDIAVVGFNDDPVSRIVEPNLTTVHYPGHEMGELAARSLINHLNGAADIMLTQTILLRSDLVVRESTG; encoded by the coding sequence ATGAGTAGAACAAAGAAAGAAGTCACCATTTACGATATTGCGGCTCAATTGGACGTTTCGGTGGCTACCGTGAGCAGGGCCTTGCGGGATGACCCGGTGGTAAGTGTCAAAACCAAAAAAAAGGTGTTTGATCTGGCCGAAAAGTACGGCTATCAAACCAATCAATTTGCCCGTAACCTACGCAAGCAACAAACCAACACGATAGGGGTGATCATCCCTCGGCTGAACAGCTATTTTATGGCTGCGGTCATTGCGGGGATTGAGCAGGTGGCCAATCAGGCCGGGTATAACCTCATCATCAGCCAGTCATCGGAATCGGCGGAGCGAGAAAGCATCAATGTAAGAACGATGTTTAACAACCGGGTAGACGGGCTTTTGGTGTCCCTGTCTTACCACACCAATAACCTGGATCCCTTTGAAAAGTTTGCCAAAAAAAACATCCCGGTTATCTTTTTTGACCGTACGCCCGAGTCCAGTACGTTCACCAATATCCGCATCAATAATGTACAGGCGGGCTACGAAGCCACCAAACATTTGTTGAGCAAAGGTCGCCGTCGCATTGTACACGTTACCGTATCGAGCACTGAAAGCGTTTACCGTGAGCGTTTTCGGGGTTATGCCCAGGCCTTGGCCGAGTATGGTGTTCCACTGGACATGAATCTGGTCTACCTGGGTGACTTGAGCCTGGAAGCTGGCGCAGATGCGGCTAAATTCATCCATTCCTTGCCCCAAAAAGCGGATGGCGTTTTTGTGGCGAATGACAATTGTGCGGCAGGCTGCGTGATCGGACTAAAAGCGCATGGATTGCGCGTACCAGAAGACATTGCCGTGGTGGGATTCAATGATGATCCCGTGAGCAGGATTGTGGAGCCCAACCTGACCACGGTTCATTACCCCGGGCACGAGATGGGGGAGTTGGCGGCGCGGAGTTTGATCAACCACTTGAATGGGGCAGCGGATATTATGCTGACGCAGACGATTTTGTTAAGATCGGATTTGGTGGTGCGGGAGTCGACGGGGTAG